A window of the Microplitis mediator isolate UGA2020A chromosome 5, iyMicMedi2.1, whole genome shotgun sequence genome harbors these coding sequences:
- the LOC130669078 gene encoding TATA box-binding protein-like 1 — protein MLDRKLQEHSIMATAVQTNGMNPLTNGSMNHVEDHQSLDIKNEIDDNAEDNKIYKFPSDIPMEEPEPQPEIDILIRNVVCSFSVRCHLNLREIALNGANVEYRKENGMITMKLRHPNATASIWSSGKVTCTGAETEKEAKIAARRISRSLQKLGFKVRFSNFRVVNVLGTCLMPWAIKITSFSMHHKENADYEPELHPGVTYKLKEPKATLKIFSTGSVTITAPSVDAVQTAIEQIFPLVYEFRKKRSPEEEAALKAKKSKNEARYKKEYIDDPEILAAEHVVTDDEEMPVDSDASGD, from the exons ATGCTGGACAGGaag ctACAGGAACACAGTATTATGGCAACTGCTGTTCAAACGAATGGTATGAATCCACTTACGAATGGGAGCATGAATCATGTTGAGGATCACCAGAGTTTGGATATAAAAAACGAGATCGATGACAACGCCGaggacaataaaatttacaaattccCCTCAGATATTCCTATGGAGGAGCCAGAACCGCAGCCGGAGATAGACATTCTTATAAGAAATGTCGTGTGTAGTTTCAGCGTGAGATGTCATCTCAATTTACGCGAAATTGCGCTAAATGGCGCTAATGTGGAGTACAGAAAAGAAAATggg atGATTACGATGAAGCTAAGACATCCAAATGCGACAGCATCTATCTGGTCCTCGGGTAAAGTAACTTGCACTGGTGCTGAAACGGAGAAAGAGGCCAAAATCGCTGCTCGTAGAATCTCAAGATCTTTACAGAAACTCGGATTCAAAGTTCGATTTAGTAACTTCCGAGTTGTCAACGTCTTGGGTACTTGTTTAATGCCATGGGCCATTAAAATTACATCCTTTTCAATGCATCATAAAGAAAATGCTGa CTACGAACCAGAATTACATCCAGGTGTAACATACAAACTCAAAGAGCCGAAAGCAACGCTAAAGATTTTTTCAACGGGCAGTGTTACAATAACAG cgCCTAGTGTCGACGCAGTTCAAACGGCAATTGAGCAAATATTTCCGCTAGTCTACGAATTTCGTAAGAAACGTTCGCCAGAAGAAGAAGCGGCACTAAAAGcgaagaaaagtaaaaatgaagcgagatataaaaaagaatataTCGATGACCCGGAGATATTAGCTGCTGAGCACGTGGTGACTGATGATGAAGAGATGCCGGTTGACAGCGACGCCAGTGGAgactga